CTTCGTGCTATCCTTTTATATCTCAAATTATGAGAGAAAGGAGTCTCCATGCCTAGATGTTAGTACAGGAATAAAAGTATGGTAATTTTTTTGTAGGTGCTTCAGTCGTTTGGTAATCCTGAGAATAAAGAAATTCTCGCGGGCCTGAAGAGATTTTTAATCTGAGTGGTCTTGAAAAAAATCAATTCCGAGGAGCACACATTTATTGGTCCAAAGATAATCCTTTGTATTGCGGAGGTAATTTGAATCAGTGTGATTAGATCAAAATCGCTTGGTACTTATACCGTCAGTATTCTTCGGTAATCACACTAATTCATATAATTGAACTCTATTGTAAATCCAAATTTGCTTGGGATACTTGTTCCTGTTGCTCTTGTTGTTCCTGTTGTTCTTGTTGTTCTTGTTGTTCTTGTTGTTCTTGTTGTTCTTGTTGTTCTTGTTGTTCCTGTTGCTCTTGTTGTTCCTTAAGGGCTGCTAGCTCTGCTGTTAACGTTTTAATCTCTTCAGCGTGATTTGCTTTAAGAGCCTGAATTGCTTCTGCTTGACTTGCTTTTAGAGCTTCAACTTTTTCAGTTTGGTCAGCTTTTAGGGCTGCAATCTTTTCGGCGTAATTTGCTTCAAGAGTTTTAATCGCTTCCTCTTGATTTGCTTTAAGACCCTCAACCGCTTTTGCTTGATGTGTGCCTTGTGCTTTTATTAAAGCGACGATAGCGTTACCTTGGGCGGGGATTGGTTGATCTCTATAGTCTTTTGCGGCTATAGCTTGAGAAATATCATAAAGTGTTTGCTCATAATCCAGCACGTAGCCTTCAAAGTCGGAAAGATGCATAGCGTCTAATTGTTTGACCGCTATTGCAATCTGTTCACTGTGATTAAGGAAAAATAGAACCGTATTGGCTTTGGTCTGTATTTGTTCCATTTCTCTTGGGTTGGAGGCAATAAAGGCTTTTGCTTCGGTTAATGCAGAATTTGCTTGGGCAAAACTTTTTGGAGCATAGCGTGAGATTTGATTACTTTTTAGTGCATCGAAACGTGCTTGAACGTCGCTAAGATAGATGGTGGTAACTGTTTTAATTTCGAGCGCTCTTTGCTTTCTAATAAGATCCGGCTGGTCTTCAATAGCATTTTCTGGTTCACCTTCTGCAATGTAAGACACCAGATTTTTCAAATCGTTTTCAATTTCTTGGCTCGTTTCCGGGTAATACTTGGCTGCATTGATGTTTCGTAACTGAGCGCGGTAATCAAATGCTTCAGACAATGTCGTTTTAGCCTGTTCGCGAATAGCCTCGCCAGATTCCAGTGCCGTATTGAAGTCTTCAAGAGCTGCGTATGCGGCTTCAATGTAGGTGGTTGAGGTCAGCAAGCCACTGCGTTTATCCGCTCGAATAGGATTAAACTGAAACTCTTTGTAGTATTCTTTAACTTCTTCTAGTGCTTCCTCAGAATCTGCAACTTTTTCAGGGGCAAACCATTCAAGTTCAGTTTCTTTTGCGGTGGCAAGTTTATTTTCTGCAAGATCCAGAGCGTTTTTAAACTCATTAACCTTAACCATTGCTTGGGATTCATTTGCCGTTTCTGCAAGATTGGCGGTTGAGTCGGGGCTGGTCGCACAGCCGGATAAAACCAAAGAACCTGATACTAGGGCAATGGCAAATAGCGAAGCGTGTTTCATACCTTTCCTGCTCCTGATGCTTACTAATGTTAAAGGCATTTACAAAAAAAGTTTCATGTAAATCAATGAGTTTACTGCATGATATTAAATCCTATTACAGATGCTTTGCATTGTAGGTAGTTTTATGTCGTATGGGAATACGTATATCGCGTAAGCATGTCTATTATAATTTTTGGGAATAAATGGGGTCAGAGTAAAATTAAATTTACTCAATAGAGAATCCTTCTTCGTGCTATCCTCTCTTTATACTTAAAGTATGAGAGAAAGGAGTCTCCATGCCTCGTCGTCCGAGAGTTTCTATTCCAGGTTATGCCGAGCACATTATTCAGCGTGGTAATAACCGCCAGCTCATTTTAACCTGTGATGAAGACATGAAAGCCTATGCTTATTGGCTTAGTAAGTACGCTAAAAAATTTGATGTGTCGATACATGCTTGGGTATTTATGACCAACCATGTTCATTTATTGTGTTCACCTAGTAATCCAACAAGTATTTCAAGCATGATGCAATCACTGGGACGGCAATATGTACGGTATTTTAACTATACCTATCAAGGTACAGGTACTCTATGGGAAGGGCGTTTTAAGTCTTGTTTGGTACAAGACCAAAGTTACCTTTTTCATTTGTACCGTTATATTGAACTGAACCCAGTTAGGGCAGATATGGCGAAAGATCCTGCTGATTACTCTTGGTCGAGTTACCAGTGCAATGGTTTAGGTGCTAGTAGTAATTTACTGACTCCACATCAACTTTACCAGTCACTGGGAAGAACTAAAGAAGAGCGATGTAATACATATCGAGATATGTTGCAGCATCAGGTAGATGGTAAATTATTGGAAGATATTCGTTTAACGGCAAATAAGGGGTTAGCGTTAGGAAACGATAAATTCAAAGAGCAAATAGAATTACTAACAGGGAAACGGCAAACGCAGGCAAAGCGTGGAAGAAAAGAGGGTTGGCGTAAACACCGTGATGATGAATAGTCGTAGAGATTTAATTTTACTCTGCCCCCAATTATATAACTAGCTCCAGATTTTAAGCCTCAAATTACGCCACCAGCTCTTATGGGCTGGTGGCTTTTTTATGTAACTCAAGTAATAAACCTTTCAAGTATTTGTCATTTAGCTGAAACCTTTTATCAGCAAACTCTTTTTCATTGTTAGTCTTAAAATGGAACTGGTTGTGAAAAAGAAACTCCTATCAATGGCTCTATTAACTTCGAGCGCACTTATTACCCTCCCATCACTTGCAACTGAACTTTCAGTTAAACAGGTTGGCTACTTCTCTGAAACTGAAAAGTGTGTAGAGAAAGAGAGCTGTACTGAAATTTCTGCGTTTAGCGCAAAAGCGAATCGTGTATATGCAACTAATGCCGATTCAAATGGCATTCGCATGTTGAACGTATCTTCTTCAGGTGAGCTTAAAGATGCTGGTTTCATTGATCTTTCAAATTACGGCGGTGGTCCAAACTCTGTAGCAGTTTTTGATGATCTCGTTGCAGTAGCGGTTGAGGCAGATAGCAAACAGGCTAACGGTTCTATCGTACTTTTCGACCTTGTGGGTAAGCCTGCAAAAGTTAAAGGCCTGAAAGGTAACGTGATTGAAGCGGGTGCCCTACCAGACATGGTGACTTTCTCGCCAGATGGTAAATACATCATTGCAGCTAACGAAGGTGAGCCAAGCAAGGATTACAAAGTTGATCCAGAAGGGTCTGTAACGGTTATCGATACTACTACTTGGAAGGCGCGTAAGGCGACGTTCACTAAGTACAAGGGTAAGTCACTTAAAGATGTACGCGTTTTCGGTCCTAATGCGAACTTCGCACAGGATATGGAACCAGAGTACATTACCGTATCAAAAGATTCTAAGACGGCATGGGTGGGCCTACAGGAGAACAACGCACTAGCAGTCGTTGATCTTGCTAAAGCCGAAGTTACTGATGTTGTTGCACTTGGTTTTAAAGATCATAGCAAAGCAGAAAATGCGATCGATGCTAGTAACAAAGATGGCAAGATCAATATTGCTACTTACCCAGTAAAAGGGATGTACATGCCAGATGCGATCACTTCGGTTTCTGCAAATGGTAAAACATACATCCTAACCGCGAACGAAGGCGACTCTCGTGATTACGATGGTTTTAGCGAAGAAGTTCGAGTTGCAGACCTTAAGCTAGATCCTGAAGCTTTCCCAAATGCTGCAGAACTTCAGGATAAAAAAGTACTTGGTCGCTTGAAAACGACGACTACGATGGGTGATACAGACGGCGATGGTGATTTTGATGAGATCTACTCATACGGTGGTCGCTCGTTCTCAGTATGGAGCGAAGATGGTCAGCTAGTTTGGGATAGCGGTAATCAGTTTGCTAAGAAGATTGCAGAACTGCGTCCTGAGGATTTCAACGGTCAGCTAGAAGATGGCAAGTACCAGATGGATGATCGCTCTGACGATAAAGGCGGCGAGCCAGAGTCAATAACTGTAGGTACATTGAATGATCGTCAGTATGCGTTTATTGGCCAAGAGCGTACAGGTGGTATCTTTGTTTACGATGTAACTAATCCTGAAGCACCAAGCTACGTTCAGTACATCAATAACGCGATGGATAACGTTTCTCCTGAAGGTCTTTCTTTCATTCAGCGTAATGCCAACACTGGCTGGCTGCTAATCAGCTGCGAGATTAGTAACACAGTCTCTATAACTGAAGTAAAAGCTCAATAATCACCAGAGCAATCTGTGATTGATCAAAGCCACCTCAGGGTGGCTTCAGAGTGTCGATAAACCCCAGTATTTTTGCTGGGGTTTTGCTTTTAAGGCTCTGTACCTTAAAAATGCTTTAGGTAATTCAGTATTAAGTCAGAGTTATTTGTAATCGCTCTTAAGAACCGTTGAGGTTCTTAAAGGTCATTATGATCGTCTTTTTAAGCAAGATAAGCCCCTAGCTAAGCATTAAGGCGATCTTTTTCATATTTTGGGCAGCTGCTGTCAGTAGGCACTGTGAAGAGACCTTGTCTATTCCTCTAAACCTCCCAAAGAAATAATACAGGACAGGCATAACTTAGTTGCTAATATAAGTTTCCACGAGTTTTTCAATAACAAATAGAAATGAGGCGGGTAGCTTGTTAGTCTTCTCTTGAATTGGGTGTCTTGTATTTCTTTACAAAAGTTCCTGATACTCAAGCGTGGAAGAAAAGAGGGTTGGCGTAAACATCGTGATGATGAATAGTCGTAGAGATTTAATTTTACTCTGACCCCATACAATTATATTAACAACGTTAGTTTAAACTTTTTCTGTATTCGCCCGGTGACTTTTGCTCATGCTTTTTAAAAAATCGATTGAACGATTGAGAGTGTTGAAAGCCCAGTTCGTACGCTATTGTGCTGATTGATTTGTTTGAGAGAGACAGTTTGAGTTTTGCTCTTTGTAAAACGGCTAGATCAATGTAATTGCCGAATGATTTTCCTGACAATGACTTCACTAAATCGTTAAGATAGTTTGACGAAACGCCCATTTTTTCAGCCATTACTGCGATAGATGGTAATCCATGAGTGTAGGCTTCGCCATCTTCAATATAAGACTCAAGCAAGGTGTCTAGCTTCGAGAGGATATCATAGCCAGGAGTTTTTCGTGTCACAAATTGACGTTTGTAATAGCGATCCACATAGGTCAGCAGCAGATCCAGACTGGCGATAATAACATCTTGCGTTAGGCTATCTATCCGAGCTTTGTACTCTGATTCAATTTGTTGCATCAGTCTCAACAATGATTTTTCTTCTTGTTGCGACAAATGAAGTGCTTCATTTAACTGATAGGAGAAGAAGCCGTGGCTGAGGATTTTTTCGGACAATGGATAGCCTTCCAATAGCTCGCTGGAAAAAAACAGCGCCCAGCCTTCGACTTGATCACTGGGATGTGGACTGCGCCCAAAGACCTGATGGGGTTTCAACAGGGCAAGCACGCCTTCATCAAAATCGTAGCTGGTATGGCCGTAGCGCACCTTGCTTTTAAGCCCGCGTTTTATAAAAATTGCATAAAACCCATAAGACCACCACATATCGCCACTACTGTGTGATTTACGCATGTCGCTGAGATTAATCAAGCTGATCAGAGGGTGCTTTGGCGGAACCAAACCACGATCCCTGTGATGCTCAGAGATGGTCTCAACGTGTGAGATATTGGAGGTCGTTGGCATTGTGCAGTTCCTTTTTAGAGCAGGTTGTATTTACCCGTCGTCATTCAAAATAAATAACACCATGAACACTCATTGGTAAGCGTAAACGTTTTCCGCTGTGGACAAGCGTCGGCTTGTCGCCCTCGAGCACATTAAGTATTTCAATGCCACCCATGGTTTCCGGCGAGCGATCCTCATCGCGATACTCACCAATCCCCAAGAACAAACGACTTCCAGACTTATCAAAACTTAGTCCCTGAGCACTGTTTCCTTTTATCTTTAGTTCTTGGATAAAGGATAAAGTTCCATTTTCAGGGTGAATTTGGAATAAAGAGATAGCAACCATGGGCAGGTAGAGGGGATGACCTTCAGGTTTCGTTGACTGGTGGATATCGGCTGTTGCCAGCAAATTGCGCTTCTGACTGATTGCAATAAACTCTGCATTCATACCACCTTGAACGCCACCAATGACACTATGACCTGGTCGCTCGGAAGGGTTGTCCAGACTACCCAGTTTGATTGATGTAAGTACCCCTGTACTGGTTGTATCCCATAGAAAAGGAACATCGATTCCCCACTGAACATCACTTGTGATCAGGTACCGTCCATTCGCACTGAACTCACCCGCCCATGGAAATTTATTGGTCTGTACCGTGCCCCAAGGCGTTAACGAGACTTTACCGTTGTCATCCTCGTTCACCTTGAAAAAACTGACTTGAGAGCGGAAAGGAAGAAGCATGGCAACTACTTTTCCGGAAGGATGCCAAAGACCTTGATAAATACCATCGGCTCGTAAATCAGGTCTTGCGATCAATTCTGGTTTGACAATTGATGGCTCACCCAGTTCAGTATCTGAAATGGGAATGAACATGGCGTGACTTTCAGGATTAGCTCCTACTACCATGGCTAATGTGCCACTGGCATTTATGGTAACGCCGGTTGGCTGAAATCCTGTTTCAATTGCTTTAATTAATTTAGGATTATTTGGATCACTGAGATCGAATGCTCTGACATGGTTGCCTCGCTTGAGATCTCCAAGGGTTTTGTCAGAGGGTTGTCTCGGTTCCCACATTTCGATGACAAATGCTATGTTGCCATCGGGAGTTACCGCAAGAGGGCTCGCTGGTGCATTCATGCCATTGGAAGCAGTGATAGTGCCAATGGAAAAATCAGAAGGGTTCGATAAATCAAATATTGACAGCGTATCGAGATATGGGCGTGGGTCAGCCAATTGGCGGTGGTGATAAGACTCAGACACCATTTCAGCGTCAGAGATTGCAGCCAGATAGCCCTGACCATGTGCCACGGTAAATGAAGTTTGGATAGTCAGTGCGATAAATGAAGTTAGTCCCAGCTTTATTCTACTCATTGAAGGTGCTCCAGTCTGTTTTTCTAGCCTTTAAGGCTAAATGAGCCAAACGGCTAGGACTAGCTGCTATTTGTAGCTGAAGTAGCTGTTTTGTAGCTTATTTTTGATGCCGTTAAATTTAGCAAGACACCCAACGTAACTTGACTGTTTTTCTCTATACTAGAAACTTAGTAGGCCACCCATCTTAAGATCTTCTTATGACAGTAGCCTGCTTACATTTTTTGGACTGGGGATGGAAAATGAACAAGCAATTGACCTAGTCAAACACTGGAATGGAAATGATTTAGAAGAAATTTAACAGGCCACCCATCTTAAAAGAAAAAGATTAGAAGGCCGCTCAGCTCTTCAAAATCTCTTGTTCCTCGAGCTTTACACCGATTTCATAAAGCCTACACAGTTCGCAGCTATCATCAAGAAACTTGTACGCTGTTGGCGTTCAAAGCAATATAATCCTTTCTTACTATTGTGGTATTTGTTAAAGGGATCGAACTATTGACATGAAAAAGCTTATTCTCGCTACATTACTACTTGCTCAACCATTGATAGCAGCTCAGCCTGCTTTTGCAAACTCAGACCCATTCGCGGAGTTAGAGTCGGAGTTTAAAAACAATAAAAAAAGCTCAAAGTTCGACAACTTTGAAGAAGACATGTTGGAGGATTTCGACCGCTTTAAGAAATCGGTAGACGAAGACTTTTATGCGTTTAAGAAATCAATAGATGATGAGTTTGCCGAGCTTCTTCAACAATCATGGCAAGAATTTAATGCCATCAGGTCGTCAGCACCCTACGAAGTACCCAAGCCCACCAGCTATCCTATTGTCAGAAAGCAAAAACCCCTTGATAAAGAAGAGCTTAAGCAATCGCCAAAAGTCGATATAAAAGTTAAGCCGATACAAACCGCGACACCATCAGTTAAAGTGCCACCTAGAATAGAAGAGGATGAAAGAAAGGTTCGCTTTAACTTCTATGGCGAAAACATCACGCTTAACTATGACAGAAGTCTTTTATTCCGCTTTAGAAAAGTGAATAACGAAGGCATCAGCAGGGCATGGGATCAACTGAGTAAATCCAAATACCAAACATTGGAATCTCAGATGAAAGACTACATGGAAGCCCTAGCACTAAACGACTGGGCAAAATACCTTTTTATCCAAGAAGTTGGAGAGACTCTCTACAAAGATCAAAACCAAGCTAACCTATTCACTTGGTTTATCATGGTGAAAATGGGCTATGACCTAAAAGTGGGTTACGACAAGCGCAATGTGTACTTGCTTTCTGCTATGCAACACAACTTGTATAGCGTACAGTTTTTTAATATCGACAACGCAAGGTACTACTTACTAAAGAACAATCAGTTAACATCAACGAAAAGCCAGCGACTGAAAAACCTGTATACTTACGCTGGGAACTACCCAAACGCCAATCATAAGCTTTCTTTCGAAGTCAAAAAGCCGCTTCGAATCGACAACGACATACAGCGGAAAACGCTAACCTTTGACTTTGAAAAACGCTCATACAGCATTAATGCGGCGTACTCTAAGACCTTGGTGTCTTTCTACAACAGCCTACCTCAATCGGATTATCGAATCTATTTAGACGCTAGCAACTCAAGACAGATCAATAACTCCCTACTCAAAGACCTATCCGTACATCTAGATGGCATGAGTGAACTTGAAGCCGTGAACTTCCTACTGAGATTCACCCAAACCGCGTTCGAGTACAAAACCGACGGCGATCAATTCTCGCAAGAGAAAGTTATGTTCCCCGACGAAACCCTCTACTTCCCATACAGTGACTGCGAAGACAGAAGCATTATGTTCCAAGCCTTAGTCAAAAGTCTTTTAGGGTTAGACGTGGTTGGACTCAAATATTCCAACCACTTCGCCACCGCCGTCGCCCTCTCGCACAACATCCGTGGCGACAGCTTCAAATACCAAGGGAAAACCTACACCATCGCCGATCCTACCTACATCAACGCCAACGTCGGCATGGCTATGCCACAGTACAAAAAAGCCAAATTCGAGGTGTTAGAGTAGAGTGTGAGGTGTTTGAGTAGAGTGTTTAGATATCGAGGAACCACGAACCACGAACAAAAATGCCATGCCTGCGAAAGCAGGCATCTAGGAGAGCAGCTCTTAATAGGAAGTTCTTAACAGGCCATCCATCTTAAGTGGTTAATATTTTCAATGGCTTAGGGGAATCATTGACGAGGCTGTAACAAATTTTGTGTTATTGCTATTTAGTTAGCTGAATGAGTCTCGTCGATCTTGAACAATGGCGTTTCCGGCAAGAAACGCCATGCTATTTTTAGCTAAGGCTTTAGTTCTCGCCAATTAGAGTGCCTAATTCCTGCGCAGCTTCAATCAGTAGAGTTTCATGTTTGAGCAAATCTTCAAGACTGGTTCGTATTACTGGGGCATGGGTAAACAAGCAGGCAAAAAGTCGTCCCTGTTTGTCTTTTATAGGAACAGCGAAGGCAACCATTCCATCGATAAACTCTTCATTATCAACAGACTTTTGTTCTAAAGCGATGCGCTCGATCTCTTTGTCAAGTGCGCTGATATTGGTTTGAGTATTTCGCGCCATTTTTTGCAGAGGCAAGTTATTCAGTATGCGTTGACGGCGCTCTTTATTAAGAGAGCTAAGGTAAAGTTTTCCACTGGCTGTGCACCATACGGGGGTATGGCTGCCAACGGGAAGATGGATTTGTAACGGCCAATTTGTCTGGACTCGATCATAGTAGATCATGTCAATTCCATCAGGGATGGATATGCCACAA
The window above is part of the Marinomonas sp. THO17 genome. Proteins encoded here:
- a CDS encoding choice-of-anchor I family protein — encoded protein: MKKKLLSMALLTSSALITLPSLATELSVKQVGYFSETEKCVEKESCTEISAFSAKANRVYATNADSNGIRMLNVSSSGELKDAGFIDLSNYGGGPNSVAVFDDLVAVAVEADSKQANGSIVLFDLVGKPAKVKGLKGNVIEAGALPDMVTFSPDGKYIIAANEGEPSKDYKVDPEGSVTVIDTTTWKARKATFTKYKGKSLKDVRVFGPNANFAQDMEPEYITVSKDSKTAWVGLQENNALAVVDLAKAEVTDVVALGFKDHSKAENAIDASNKDGKINIATYPVKGMYMPDAITSVSANGKTYILTANEGDSRDYDGFSEEVRVADLKLDPEAFPNAAELQDKKVLGRLKTTTTMGDTDGDGDFDEIYSYGGRSFSVWSEDGQLVWDSGNQFAKKIAELRPEDFNGQLEDGKYQMDDRSDDKGGEPESITVGTLNDRQYAFIGQERTGGIFVYDVTNPEAPSYVQYINNAMDNVSPEGLSFIQRNANTGWLLISCEISNTVSITEVKAQ
- a CDS encoding IclR family transcriptional regulator, which encodes MTQEKRREKGSNIARVLEIIEAVANAERPLSPADLSIQLDIPKPSVHRLVQQLEADGFLQTNMRGLLVPADRLHSMALGILYASQFKSQRQAILKNVADKIGETCGISIPDGIDMIYYDRVQTNWPLQIHLPVGSHTPVWCTASGKLYLSSLNKERRQRILNNLPLQKMARNTQTNISALDKEIERIALEQKSVDNEEFIDGMVAFAVPIKDKQGRLFACLFTHAPVIRTSLEDLLKHETLLIEAAQELGTLIGEN
- a CDS encoding transposase, whose product is MPRRPRVSIPGYAEHIIQRGNNRQLILTCDEDMKAYAYWLSKYAKKFDVSIHAWVFMTNHVHLLCSPSNPTSISSMMQSLGRQYVRYFNYTYQGTGTLWEGRFKSCLVQDQSYLFHLYRYIELNPVRADMAKDPADYSWSSYQCNGLGASSNLLTPHQLYQSLGRTKEERCNTYRDMLQHQVDGKLLEDIRLTANKGLALGNDKFKEQIELLTGKRQTQAKRGRKEGWRKHRDDE
- a CDS encoding helix-turn-helix domain-containing protein, with the translated sequence MPTTSNISHVETISEHHRDRGLVPPKHPLISLINLSDMRKSHSSGDMWWSYGFYAIFIKRGLKSKVRYGHTSYDFDEGVLALLKPHQVFGRSPHPSDQVEGWALFFSSELLEGYPLSEKILSHGFFSYQLNEALHLSQQEEKSLLRLMQQIESEYKARIDSLTQDVIIASLDLLLTYVDRYYKRQFVTRKTPGYDILSKLDTLLESYIEDGEAYTHGLPSIAVMAEKMGVSSNYLNDLVKSLSGKSFGNYIDLAVLQRAKLKLSLSNKSISTIAYELGFQHSQSFNRFFKKHEQKSPGEYRKSLN